One segment of Shewanella piezotolerans WP3 DNA contains the following:
- the rpoB gene encoding DNA-directed RNA polymerase subunit beta, whose translation MVYSYSEKKRIRKDFGKRQKVLDIPYLLSIQLDSFKKFTDQDPTGERGFEAAFRSVFPIKSFSGNSELQYVSYKLGEPVFDVKECQIRGITYSAPLRVKLRMVLYDREAAPGTVKDIKEQEVYMGDIPLMTDNGTFVINGTERVIVSQLHRSPGVFFDHDRGKTHSSGKVLYNARIIPYRGSWLDFEFDPKDALFVRIDRRRKLAASIILRALDYSTQDILDLFFDRVNFKIKQDSLVMDLVADRLRGETASYDIKDAEGTVLVEKGRRITARHIRQLEKTNTTELEVPVEYIAGKISGQDYIDPDTGEVLVSANAEIGLEDLAKLSLAGIKEVSTLYINELDNGAYISDTLRIDSTTNRLEALVEIYRMMRPGEPPTKDAAEALFNNLFFSEERYDLSKVGRMKFNRRLSIDDDEGTGILSKEDIVAVMKNIIAIRNGLDEVDDIDHLGNRRIRSVGEMAENQFRVGLVRVERAVRERLSLGDLNELMPQDLINAKPISAAVKEFFGSSQLSQFMDQNNPLSEVTHKRRISALGPGGLTRERAGFEVRDVHPTHYGRLCPIETPEGPNIGLINSLSTFARTNNYGFLETPYRKVIDGVVTDEVDYLSAIEEGRYVIAQAIVELDENNRMMDELIACRHKGDSTFMGAADIQYMDVSPQQIISVAASLIPFLEHDDANRALMGANMQRQAVPTLKADKPLVGTGIERTLAVDSGVVVAAKRGGYVDYVDASRIVVKVDEAELTPGEAGIDIYNLTKYTRSNQNTCINQRPCCSVGDPVVRGDVLADGPSTDLGDLALGQNMRIAFMPWNGYNFEDSILISERVAQEDRFTTIHIQELSCIARDTKLGSEEITADIPNVGESALSKLDESGIVYIGAEVKGGDILVGKVTPKGETQLTPEEKLLRAIFGEKASDVKDSSLRVPNSVKGTIIDVQVFTRDGVDKDKRAVEIEEMHIAQAKKDLTEEFQILEDGVLGRARNLLLGAGFDEAQLDAIPRSQLLMQTIDDEAKQTELEQLAEQAEELKADFDKKFEVKRRKITQGDDLAPGVLKIVKVYLAVKRTIQPGDKMAGRHGNKGVISKICPVEDMPYDEKGNPVDIVLNPLGVPSRMNIGQVLEVHMGAAAKGIGNRITEMLEEQRELAELRGYIKEVYELGDEVQQRVDIDSFTDDEVLRLAKNLKGGVPTATPAFDGAKEKEIKQMLALAGLPTSGQLTLCDGRTGNEFERQVTVGYMYMLKLNHLVDDKMHARSTGSYSLVTQQPLGGKAQFGGQRFGEMEVWALEAYGAAYTLQEMLTVKSDDVNGRTQMYKNIVDGNHQMQPGMPESFNVLLKEIRSLGINIELDQK comes from the coding sequence ATGGTTTACTCCTATTCTGAAAAGAAGCGTATTCGCAAAGACTTCGGTAAACGCCAGAAAGTTCTGGATATCCCTTACCTATTGTCAATCCAGTTGGACTCTTTTAAGAAGTTCACCGATCAAGATCCTACAGGTGAGCGTGGTTTTGAAGCCGCTTTCCGTAGCGTTTTTCCCATCAAGAGCTTTTCTGGTAATTCGGAGCTGCAATACGTCAGCTACAAACTAGGCGAGCCAGTTTTTGATGTGAAAGAGTGTCAAATCCGCGGTATTACATATTCTGCACCACTGCGCGTTAAATTGCGTATGGTTCTTTATGACCGTGAAGCTGCACCTGGCACTGTAAAAGACATTAAAGAACAAGAAGTTTATATGGGGGATATCCCTCTTATGACTGACAACGGTACCTTTGTAATTAATGGTACTGAGCGTGTTATCGTATCTCAGCTACACCGTAGCCCGGGCGTATTCTTCGATCATGACCGTGGTAAAACCCACTCTTCAGGTAAGGTGCTGTATAACGCACGTATTATTCCTTACCGTGGTTCTTGGTTAGACTTTGAATTCGATCCTAAAGATGCATTGTTTGTTCGTATTGACCGCCGTCGTAAGCTGGCTGCATCGATCATTCTTCGCGCATTAGATTATTCGACTCAAGACATTCTTGACCTGTTCTTCGATCGCGTAAACTTTAAGATCAAGCAAGATTCACTAGTCATGGATCTAGTTGCTGATCGTCTACGTGGCGAAACGGCAAGTTACGATATTAAAGATGCTGAAGGCACTGTTCTTGTCGAAAAGGGACGTCGTATTACTGCGCGTCATATTCGTCAGCTTGAAAAGACTAATACTACTGAACTTGAAGTACCAGTTGAGTACATTGCTGGTAAGATTTCTGGTCAAGATTACATCGATCCAGATACTGGCGAAGTATTAGTTTCTGCTAACGCAGAAATCGGCCTAGAAGATCTTGCTAAGCTTTCTTTGGCAGGCATCAAGGAAGTAAGCACACTGTATATCAACGAACTTGATAACGGCGCTTACATCTCTGACACGCTACGTATTGATTCTACAACTAACCGCTTAGAAGCGCTTGTTGAAATCTACCGTATGATGCGTCCAGGCGAGCCACCAACCAAAGATGCTGCAGAAGCGTTATTTAATAACCTTTTCTTCAGCGAAGAACGCTATGACCTGTCTAAAGTGGGTCGTATGAAGTTCAACCGTCGTCTAAGCATTGATGACGACGAAGGTACGGGTATCCTTTCTAAAGAAGATATCGTTGCCGTGATGAAGAACATCATCGCCATCCGTAATGGTTTGGACGAAGTTGATGATATCGATCACCTTGGTAACCGTCGTATCCGTAGTGTTGGCGAAATGGCTGAAAACCAGTTCCGTGTTGGTCTAGTTCGTGTAGAACGTGCCGTACGTGAGCGTTTAAGCCTTGGCGATCTCAATGAGCTAATGCCTCAGGATTTGATCAACGCTAAGCCAATCTCTGCAGCTGTTAAAGAATTCTTTGGCTCTTCACAGCTTTCGCAATTCATGGATCAAAACAACCCGCTTTCAGAAGTGACGCATAAGCGTCGTATTTCTGCGCTTGGCCCAGGTGGTTTGACTCGTGAACGTGCTGGTTTTGAGGTTCGAGATGTACATCCGACTCACTATGGTCGTCTATGTCCAATCGAAACTCCTGAAGGTCCAAACATTGGTTTGATCAACTCGTTGTCAACCTTTGCGCGTACTAACAACTATGGTTTCCTTGAAACACCTTACCGTAAGGTTATTGATGGTGTGGTTACTGATGAGGTCGATTACCTTTCAGCAATCGAAGAAGGTCGCTATGTTATCGCACAGGCTATCGTTGAGTTAGACGAAAACAACCGCATGATGGATGAGCTTATTGCTTGTCGTCATAAAGGTGATTCTACCTTTATGGGCGCAGCAGACATCCAATACATGGACGTTTCGCCACAACAGATTATTTCTGTGGCGGCATCGCTCATTCCGTTCCTAGAACACGATGATGCGAACCGTGCATTGATGGGTGCAAACATGCAACGTCAAGCCGTACCTACACTTAAGGCTGATAAGCCACTAGTTGGTACCGGTATTGAGCGTACGCTTGCTGTTGACTCTGGTGTTGTTGTTGCTGCGAAGCGTGGTGGTTACGTTGATTATGTTGACGCAAGCCGCATCGTAGTGAAAGTTGACGAAGCTGAGTTGACTCCAGGCGAAGCGGGCATTGACATCTACAACTTGACTAAATACACGCGTTCTAACCAGAACACATGTATTAACCAACGTCCTTGTTGTAGTGTTGGCGATCCAGTTGTTCGTGGTGACGTACTCGCCGATGGCCCATCTACCGATTTAGGTGATTTGGCACTTGGTCAGAACATGCGTATCGCGTTCATGCCTTGGAACGGTTACAACTTTGAGGATTCAATCCTTATCTCTGAGCGTGTAGCTCAGGAAGACCGCTTCACGACTATCCACATTCAGGAGCTTTCTTGTATCGCTCGTGATACTAAGTTGGGTAGCGAAGAGATCACTGCTGATATTCCAAACGTTGGTGAGTCTGCGCTTTCTAAGCTAGATGAATCAGGTATCGTTTATATCGGTGCAGAAGTTAAGGGTGGCGACATCCTAGTAGGTAAAGTGACACCTAAGGGTGAAACACAGCTTACTCCAGAGGAAAAACTTCTCCGTGCAATCTTCGGCGAAAAAGCATCTGACGTTAAAGATAGCTCACTACGTGTACCTAACTCTGTTAAAGGTACTATCATCGACGTACAAGTATTTACTCGTGACGGCGTTGATAAAGATAAGCGTGCTGTTGAAATCGAAGAGATGCATATCGCTCAGGCGAAGAAGGATTTGACTGAAGAGTTCCAAATTCTTGAAGATGGTGTTCTTGGTCGTGCTCGCAACCTACTACTAGGTGCTGGTTTCGATGAAGCCCAACTTGATGCAATTCCACGCTCGCAGTTGTTGATGCAAACTATCGATGACGAAGCGAAGCAAACTGAGCTAGAGCAGTTAGCTGAGCAAGCGGAAGAGCTAAAAGCAGATTTCGATAAGAAGTTCGAAGTTAAGCGTCGTAAGATCACTCAAGGTGATGATTTAGCACCTGGCGTACTGAAGATTGTTAAGGTTTACTTAGCAGTTAAACGTACTATTCAGCCTGGTGATAAGATGGCGGGTCGTCATGGTAACAAGGGTGTAATCTCTAAGATTTGTCCTGTTGAAGACATGCCTTACGATGAAAAAGGTAACCCAGTGGATATCGTATTGAACCCACTAGGTGTACCGTCACGTATGAACATCGGTCAGGTACTTGAAGTTCATATGGGTGCTGCAGCTAAGGGTATCGGTAATCGTATTACTGAGATGCTTGAAGAGCAGCGCGAATTGGCAGAACTTCGCGGCTACATCAAAGAAGTTTATGAGTTAGGTGACGAAGTGCAACAGCGCGTCGATATCGATTCATTTACTGATGATGAAGTACTGCGTCTTGCTAAAAACCTTAAAGGCGGTGTACCAACAGCTACACCTGCGTTTGATGGTGCCAAAGAGAAAGAGATCAAGCAGATGCTTGCTCTTGCAGGTTTACCGACTTCAGGTCAGCTAACGCTGTGTGATGGTCGTACTGGTAACGAATTTGAGCGTCAAGTAACCGTTGGTTACATGTACATGCTCAAGCTTAACCACTTGGTTGACGATAAGATGCACGCCCGTTCTACTGGTTCGTACAGTCTTGTTACTCAGCAGCCATTGGGTGGTAAAGCACAGTTCGGTGGTCAGCGTTTCGGTGAGATGGAAGTATGGGCACTAGAAGCATACGGTGCTGCATATACCCTTCAGGAAATGCTAACTGTTAAGTCAGATGATGTGAACGGTCGTACTCAGATGTATAAGAACATCGTCGACGGTAACCATCAGATGCAACCAGGTATGCCTGAATCTTTCAACGTATTGTTGAAAGAGATCCGTTCACTCGGTATTAATATCGAGTTGGATCAAAAGTAA
- the rpoC gene encoding DNA-directed RNA polymerase subunit beta', producing the protein MKDLLKFLKQQSKTEEFEGIKIGLASPDLIRSWSFGEVKKPETINYRTFKPEREGLFCARIFGPVKDYECLCGKYKRLKHRGVICEKCGVEVTQTKVRRERMGHIDLASPVAHIWFLKSLPSRIGLMLDMTLRDIERVLYFESFVVIEPGMTSLERGQMLTEENYLDALEEYGDEFEAKMGAEAVLELLRAIELEKEIEMMREELPSINSETRRKKITKRLKLIEAFFQSGNKPEWMILKVLPVLPPDLRPLVPLDGGRFATSDLNDLYRRVINRNNRLKRLLDLAAPDIIVRNEKRMLQESVDALLDNGRRGRAITGSNKRPLKSLADMIKGKQGRFRQNLLGKRVDYSGRSVITVGPTLRLHQCGLPKKMALELFKPFIYGKLEGRGLATTIKAAKKMVEREVPEVWDVLDDVIREHPVMLNRAPTLHRLGIQAFEPVLIEGKAIQLHPLVCAAYNADFDGDQMAVHVPLTLEAQLEARSLMMSTNNILSPANGEPVITPSQDVVLGLYYTSRECVNGKGEGMAFESVAEAEKAYRTGAAELHARVKVRITETKTDEAGEKVKTRRIVDTTVGRALLSLILPKGLSFDLVNQNMGKKQISKLLNTCYRQLGLKDTVIFADQLMYTGFHFATVSGASVGINDMVIPDEKYTLVADAEAEVLEIQEQFQSGLVTAGERYNKVIDIWASANEKVSKAMMDNLSSETVINRDGEEEKQESFNSIYMMADSGARGSAAQIRQLAGMRGLMAKPDGSIIETPITANFREGLNVSQYFISTHGARKGLADTALKTANSGYLTRRLVDVAQDLVVIEEDCGTFEGLTMKPLIEGGDVVEPLRERVLGRVVAQDVFKPGTEEVLIPRNTLLDEAWCDTVEDNSIDEMIVRSVISCDTDFGVCAACYGRDLARGHIINQGEAIGVVAAQSIGEPGTQLTMRTFHIGGAASRASAENNVQVKNAGTLKLHNAKHVTNSEGKLVIVSRSSELAIIDELGREKERYKVPYGTVLEKLEDAPVAAGEIIANWDPHTHPIITEVAGSTKFVDMIEGVTMTRQTDELTGLSSIVVLDVAQRPTAGKEMRPMIRLVAADGGDLMIPGTEVPAQYFLPGNAIVNLDDNAPINVGDALARIPQESSKTRDITGGLPRVADLFEARKPKEPAILAEVSGTISFGKETKGKRRLVITPAEGGDHYEEMIPKWRNLNVFEGEKVERGEVIADGPEAAHDILRLRGIHNVANYIVNEVQDVYRLQGVKINDKHIEVIIRQMLRKCEIANAGDSEFLAGEQAEVSRVKIANRELEAQGKQPATFERELLGITKASLATESFISAASFQETTRVLTEAAVGGKSDKLRGLKENVIVGRLIPAGTGYSYHQKRAEAAVKPAAEEAPAISASEAEQNLADLLNLAGSSD; encoded by the coding sequence GTGAAAGACTTATTAAAGTTTCTGAAACAGCAAAGCAAGACTGAAGAATTTGAAGGTATCAAGATCGGCCTAGCGTCGCCTGACTTGATCCGCTCTTGGTCTTTTGGTGAAGTTAAGAAGCCAGAAACCATTAACTACCGTACATTCAAACCTGAACGTGAAGGTCTGTTCTGTGCGCGTATTTTTGGTCCAGTAAAAGATTACGAATGTTTATGCGGTAAGTATAAGCGTCTTAAGCACCGTGGTGTGATCTGTGAAAAGTGTGGCGTTGAAGTTACACAGACTAAAGTACGTCGTGAGCGTATGGGTCACATTGATCTTGCAAGCCCAGTAGCACACATCTGGTTCTTGAAGTCACTGCCGTCTCGTATCGGTTTGATGCTAGACATGACTCTACGTGATATCGAACGTGTTCTTTACTTCGAATCTTTCGTGGTGATCGAGCCTGGCATGACCAGTCTTGAACGCGGCCAAATGTTGACAGAAGAAAACTATCTGGATGCATTGGAAGAGTACGGTGATGAATTCGAAGCTAAGATGGGTGCAGAAGCAGTTCTTGAATTGCTACGTGCTATCGAGCTTGAGAAAGAAATTGAAATGATGCGCGAAGAATTGCCATCTATCAATTCTGAGACTCGTCGTAAGAAGATCACTAAGCGTCTTAAGCTTATTGAGGCATTCTTCCAATCAGGCAACAAGCCTGAGTGGATGATCCTTAAAGTGCTACCGGTTCTGCCACCTGATCTACGTCCTCTAGTACCACTAGATGGCGGACGTTTTGCTACGTCTGATTTGAACGACCTTTACCGTCGTGTGATCAACCGTAACAACCGTCTAAAGCGTCTGTTAGACCTAGCTGCTCCAGATATCATCGTACGTAACGAAAAGCGTATGCTGCAAGAATCTGTTGATGCGCTATTGGATAACGGTCGTCGTGGTCGTGCTATTACCGGTTCTAACAAGCGTCCGCTTAAATCTTTGGCCGATATGATCAAAGGTAAGCAAGGTCGTTTCCGTCAGAACTTGCTAGGTAAGCGTGTTGATTACTCTGGTCGTTCGGTTATTACCGTAGGTCCTACGCTTCGCTTACATCAGTGTGGTCTTCCTAAGAAGATGGCACTTGAGCTATTTAAACCATTCATCTACGGCAAACTAGAAGGTCGTGGTTTAGCGACAACTATTAAAGCCGCTAAGAAGATGGTTGAGCGTGAAGTTCCTGAAGTATGGGACGTTCTTGACGATGTTATTCGTGAACACCCAGTGATGCTTAACCGTGCACCAACACTGCACAGACTAGGTATCCAGGCATTTGAGCCAGTACTAATCGAAGGTAAAGCGATTCAGCTTCATCCATTGGTTTGTGCGGCATACAACGCCGACTTCGATGGTGACCAAATGGCTGTTCACGTGCCGCTAACGCTGGAAGCTCAGCTAGAAGCACGTTCACTAATGATGTCTACCAACAACATCCTTTCACCTGCAAACGGTGAACCGGTGATTACACCTTCTCAGGACGTTGTATTGGGTCTTTACTACACTAGCCGCGAATGTGTAAACGGCAAGGGTGAAGGCATGGCATTTGAATCAGTCGCGGAAGCTGAAAAAGCTTACCGTACTGGTGCTGCCGAATTGCATGCTCGCGTTAAGGTTCGTATTACCGAAACCAAGACTGACGAAGCAGGCGAAAAAGTTAAGACTCGTCGTATCGTAGATACTACAGTTGGTCGTGCATTATTGTCATTGATCCTGCCAAAAGGCTTATCGTTTGATCTGGTTAACCAGAACATGGGTAAGAAGCAGATCTCTAAGCTATTGAACACTTGTTACCGTCAACTAGGTCTTAAAGATACCGTTATCTTTGCTGACCAATTGATGTACACCGGTTTCCATTTTGCAACTGTGTCAGGTGCCTCTGTTGGTATCAACGACATGGTTATTCCAGATGAGAAATACACGCTAGTTGCTGATGCTGAAGCGGAAGTTCTTGAAATTCAAGAGCAGTTCCAGTCAGGTCTAGTAACAGCTGGTGAGCGTTACAACAAGGTCATCGATATCTGGGCAAGCGCCAACGAAAAAGTGTCTAAAGCGATGATGGACAACTTGTCTTCAGAAACTGTCATTAACCGTGATGGAGAAGAAGAGAAGCAAGAGTCATTCAACAGTATCTACATGATGGCCGATTCGGGCGCTCGTGGTAGTGCGGCACAGATTCGTCAGCTAGCGGGTATGCGTGGTCTGATGGCTAAGCCAGATGGCTCAATCATCGAAACGCCAATTACCGCTAACTTCCGTGAAGGTCTAAACGTATCTCAGTACTTTATTTCTACTCACGGTGCGCGTAAAGGTCTTGCGGATACGGCATTGAAGACAGCTAACTCTGGTTACCTGACTCGTCGTCTAGTTGACGTTGCACAAGATTTAGTTGTGATTGAAGAAGACTGTGGCACGTTTGAAGGTCTAACAATGAAACCGCTTATTGAAGGTGGTGATGTTGTTGAGCCGTTACGTGAACGTGTTCTTGGTCGTGTGGTTGCACAAGACGTATTCAAGCCTGGTACTGAAGAAGTGCTTATCCCACGTAACACTCTGCTTGATGAAGCATGGTGTGACACGGTAGAAGATAACTCTATCGATGAGATGATTGTTCGCTCAGTAATTAGCTGTGACACAGACTTTGGTGTGTGTGCTGCTTGTTATGGTCGTGATTTGGCTCGTGGTCATATCATCAACCAAGGTGAAGCGATTGGTGTTGTAGCTGCTCAGTCAATTGGTGAGCCAGGTACACAGCTTACGATGCGTACCTTCCACATTGGTGGTGCGGCATCTCGAGCGTCAGCTGAGAACAACGTTCAAGTTAAGAACGCGGGCACTCTTAAGCTACACAATGCTAAGCATGTAACCAACAGCGAAGGTAAACTGGTTATCGTATCTCGTTCATCTGAGCTAGCCATCATCGATGAGTTAGGTCGTGAAAAAGAGCGTTATAAGGTTCCTTACGGTACGGTTCTAGAAAAACTAGAAGACGCACCTGTAGCTGCTGGTGAGATTATCGCTAACTGGGATCCTCATACTCACCCGATTATCACTGAAGTGGCGGGTAGTACTAAGTTCGTAGATATGATTGAAGGTGTCACTATGACACGTCAAACGGACGAACTAACGGGTCTTTCATCTATCGTAGTATTAGATGTTGCACAACGTCCAACAGCGGGTAAAGAGATGCGTCCTATGATCCGTCTTGTTGCTGCTGATGGCGGTGACTTGATGATTCCTGGTACTGAAGTACCAGCGCAATACTTCTTGCCTGGCAACGCGATTGTTAACCTTGACGATAACGCTCCAATTAACGTTGGTGATGCATTAGCACGTATTCCTCAAGAATCTTCTAAGACTCGCGATATTACCGGTGGTCTGCCACGCGTTGCTGACTTATTCGAAGCGCGTAAGCCAAAAGAGCCTGCTATTCTTGCTGAAGTATCGGGTACTATCTCGTTCGGTAAGGAAACCAAAGGTAAGCGTCGTCTAGTGATTACACCTGCTGAAGGTGGTGATCATTACGAAGAGATGATTCCTAAGTGGCGTAACCTTAACGTGTTCGAAGGTGAAAAAGTTGAACGCGGTGAAGTTATTGCTGATGGTCCAGAAGCAGCGCACGACATTCTACGACTACGTGGTATCCACAATGTGGCTAACTACATCGTGAATGAAGTACAGGATGTTTACCGTCTACAGGGCGTGAAGATCAACGATAAGCACATTGAGGTGATTATTCGCCAGATGCTGCGTAAGTGTGAGATCGCTAACGCTGGTGACAGTGAATTCCTAGCGGGTGAGCAAGCTGAAGTATCACGTGTGAAGATCGCTAACCGCGAACTTGAAGCACAAGGTAAGCAGCCAGCGACATTCGAGCGTGAACTTCTTGGTATTACCAAGGCGTCTCTTGCGACTGAATCGTTCATCTCTGCAGCATCGTTCCAGGAGACCACTCGTGTTCTTACTGAAGCAGCTGTTGGCGGTAAGAGCGATAAGCTACGCGGTCTGAAAGAGAACGTAATTGTGGGTCGTTTGATCCCTGCTGGTACAGGTTACTCTTACCACCAGAAGCGTGCTGAAGCGGCTGTTAAACCAGCTGCTGAAGAAGCACCAGCAATTAGCGCGAGCGAAGCTGAGCAGAACCTTGCTGATCTACTAAATCTTGCTGGAAGTTCTGATTAA
- the rpsL gene encoding 30S ribosomal protein S12, whose amino-acid sequence MATVNQLVRKPRAPKVDKTNVPALNACPQKRGVCTRVYTTTPKKPNSALRKVARVRLTNGFEVTSYIGGEGHNLQEHSVILIRGGRVKDLPGVRYHTVRGALDCAGVSERRQGRSKYGAKRPKS is encoded by the coding sequence ATGGCAACTGTAAACCAGTTGGTACGTAAGCCTCGCGCGCCAAAAGTCGACAAGACTAATGTGCCTGCGTTGAATGCGTGTCCACAAAAACGTGGTGTTTGTACTCGCGTATACACAACCACACCAAAAAAACCTAACTCTGCACTACGTAAAGTAGCTCGTGTGCGTCTTACTAACGGTTTCGAAGTTACTTCGTACATCGGCGGTGAAGGCCACAACTTGCAGGAACACAGCGTAATTCTAATCCGTGGCGGTCGTGTTAAAGACTTACCGGGTGTGCGTTACCACACTGTACGTGGCGCTTTAGATTGTGCTGGCGTAAGCGAACGTCGTCAAGGTCGTTCAAAGTACGGTGCTAAGCGTCCTAAGTCTTAA
- the rpsG gene encoding 30S ribosomal protein S7: MPRRRVVGQRKILPDPKFNSELLAKFINVIMQDGKKSTAEKIIYKALDTASEKKGEDHLVILEAALDNVRPSVEVKSRRVGGSTYQVPCEVRPVRRNALAMRWLVEAARKRGEKSMALRLAGEMLDASENKGTAVKKREDVHRMAEANKAFAHYRW; the protein is encoded by the coding sequence ATGCCAAGACGTCGCGTTGTAGGACAACGTAAAATCCTACCAGATCCAAAGTTCAACAGTGAGTTGCTGGCTAAGTTCATCAACGTCATTATGCAGGACGGCAAAAAGTCGACTGCAGAAAAAATTATTTACAAGGCACTAGATACTGCGTCTGAAAAGAAAGGCGAAGACCATTTAGTAATCCTTGAAGCAGCCCTGGACAATGTACGTCCATCAGTCGAGGTTAAATCTCGTCGTGTTGGTGGTTCTACTTACCAGGTACCATGTGAAGTTCGTCCAGTGCGTCGTAACGCACTAGCGATGCGCTGGTTGGTTGAAGCTGCACGTAAGCGTGGTGAAAAATCTATGGCGTTACGTCTAGCCGGTGAAATGCTAGACGCATCAGAAAACAAAGGTACTGCTGTTAAGAAGCGCGAAGACGTGCATCGTATGGCAGAAGCAAACAAAGCGTTTGCTCATTACCGCTGGTAA